One stretch of Miscanthus floridulus cultivar M001 chromosome 18, ASM1932011v1, whole genome shotgun sequence DNA includes these proteins:
- the LOC136524063 gene encoding predicted GPI-anchored protein 58 — MATVEAVEPIFSPSRAAASLLARLPKPAQRASEPARARRPTSRAGLLTPSRAALASAQPRAVPLLAARPRADRGRELPPRGGHVPASPAARQPRSDPAPTRPPSPAGARALAHSRPRCLSSPPEPRASRSAARCAHAPAGAIRRSFLTSTGNHAPATPPRPPSSRAHACAAFRTQVEPPRASPPTAMAPPCSAAMEVVFLLFSSLA, encoded by the exons ATGGCGACTGTGGAGGCTGTTGAGCC gattttttctccttcgcgggccgccgcctcgcttctggcccgcctgccgaagccggcccagcgcgccagcgaACCTGCCCGCGCGCGTCGGCCCACCTCGCGCGCCGGCCTGCTCACGCCATCCCGCGCTgcgctcgcctcggcccagccccgcgccgttcccctgctcgccgcGCGCCCACGCGCCGACCGCGGTAGAGAactcccgccgcgtggcggccatgtgccggcgtcgcccgccgcgcggcagccgcggTCTGaccccgcgcccacgcgcccaccttcacctgctggtgcccgtgcgctcgctcactcccgcccgcgctgcctctcctcccctccagagccgagagccTCACGCTCTGCCGCTCGCTGCGCCCACGCCCCCGCCGGCGCAATTCGCCGCAGCTTCCTCACCTCGACCGGCAATCACGCGCctgcaactccgcctcgccctcccTCAAGTCGCGCTCacgcttgcgccgccttccgaaCTCAGGTTGAGCCTCCCcgagcctcgccaccgacggccatggcgccgccgtgctcggccgccatggaagtcgtcttccttctcttctccagcctcgcctag